Proteins encoded within one genomic window of Fusarium musae strain F31 chromosome 4, whole genome shotgun sequence:
- a CDS encoding hypothetical protein (EggNog:ENOG41) has translation MSPSSTLDEATRAYTSSTTKNGEHNSNGLSTSKVVSKATRKWHFDTLQVHSGLENETAHGQCSLPIYNSASFRFKSSKSIEDAYSFSDGPRSQFYMYSRLSNPSNVGFEKRMAALELGKDALSFASGAAAILTVAQSLVTVGDNAVVSGSVHGGTYHQFEVILPAMGLECRIMDTNDLEKVEAAIDERTKFVFTETISNPKFAVADLEGLSAITRRAKIPLIVDATFSAAGFFCQPARFGVDIIIHSATKWIGGHGTTLGGVVIETGVSDWQSNAARYPHLHAKRGREGTDTSLYDQFGNEAYMSFLRWEFMRDTGACLGAQAAQQLFIGVETLSLRCERQHRNALFISSWLRNHPRIAWVKYLGFEDHPYHQLALKYLKGFGTVMTFGFKGTVDMAFDVVDSFEIISNTPNVGDAKTTVGHHWSTTHKGCSAEQNEAMGVYEDLFRLSIGIEKVDDLIADFQQAFDAVPLRT, from the exons ATGAGTCCCTCGAGTACCTTAGACGAGGCCACAAGAGCGTACACAAGCAGCACCACTAAGAATGGTGAACACAACTCCAACGGGCTATCTACGTCAAAAGTAGTGTCAAAGGCTACCCGCAAGTGGCATTTCGATACTCTTCAGGTCCATTCTGGTCTCGAGAACGAAACAGCCCATGGGCAATGCTCCCTGCCAATCTACAACTCGGCATCATTCCGCTTCAAGTCATCTAAGAGCATCGAGGATGCCTACAGCTTTTCAGATGGCCCGAGGAGCCAGTTTTACATGTACAGCCGACTTTCCAAC CCAAGTAATGTCGGCTTCGAAAAGCGCATGGCCGCTCTGGAGCTCGGGAAAGACGCTCTTAGCTTCGCAAGCGGTGCTGCTGCAATTTTGACAGTCGCGCAATCCTTGGTGACTGTTGGTGATAATGCTGTTGTGAGCGGTTCTGTTCACGGTGGAACATATCATCAATTTGAAGTCATCCTCCCTGCCATGGGTCTAGAGTGTCGCATCATGGATACAAATGACCTAGAAAAGGTCGAAGCGGCGATTGATGAGAGGACCAAGTTCGTCTTCACTGAGACCATCAGCAATCCCAAGTTCGCAGTAGCAGACTTGGAGGGTCTTTCAGCCATTACCCGACGTGCAAAGATTCCTCTGATCGTCGATGCTACCTTTTCAGCTGCTGGCTTCTTCTGCCAGCCAGCGAGATTCGGTGTCGACATTATCATCCACTCAGCTACCAAATGGATCGGTGGTCATGGAACCACGTTGGGGGGAGTTGTCATAGAGACTGGTGTTTCTGACTGGCAGTCCAATGCAGCTCGTtatcctcatcttcacgcAAAGAGAGGCCGCGAAGGCACGGACACCAGCCTCTACGACCAGTTTGGCAACGAGGCATACATGAGCTTCCTGCGATGGGAGTTCATGCGCGATACAGGAGCTTGTCTCGGTGCGCAGGCAGCGCAGCAGCTCTTCATCGGCGTCGAAACCCTTTCGCTTCGCTGTGAGCGCCAGCACCGTAACGCTCTGTTCATATCATCTTGGCTGCGCAACCACCCGCGCATCGCTTGGGTCAAGTACTTGGGCTTTGAAGACCACCCGTATCACCAGCTCGCCTTGAAGTACCTGAAGGGATTTGGAACTGTCATGACTTTTGGGTTCAAAGGGACAGTGGATATGGcatttgatgttgttgactcATTTGAGATTATCTCGAATACGCCCAATGTTGGAGATGCAAAGACTACTGTAGGGCATCACTGGTCGACGACGCATAAGGGATGTTCTGCTGAGCAGAATGAGGCGATGGGTGTGTATGAGGATTTGTTCCGGTTGTCCATTGGTATTGAAAAGGTGGACGATCTCATTGCTGATTTCCAGCAAGCCTTTGACGCAGTGCCACTCAGAACCTAA
- a CDS encoding hypothetical protein (EggNog:ENOG41) produces the protein MAEQTRLYIWLNLPDNQVSLECEWRYVQQNGNEAQQFHNLYIAPKARNSEPLEDFLGPGVWISNNDTQSNASQLRKSQDSAIAALLQECIAQEGGMCVFQVPRVSGFAGHADPWAFRVADCALVSSTKSFLSPLQEITAPSDSMSNIDGVFKTLEASIGAIISPLELCNEAIDKLEFELTRRLSFPFISPEPIRKRRICFLIWSRIAAKRAAWANAKALGIEVVVMSSGPWSKDDKPPQEYLMDGYINMDMTTDDGFWKRIVDAVKTYPDPIDGLIGPWDMFMVPTAKAARELGLYTPGPEAYSISTNKYRTRQMLDPDEKDFFTVQSLKELDSRLQSLKSVNFPVVCKPVAGLSSWGVYRANNAPQLREAVEKSLVVSQELPDLRVVVEPYIDGPEVDCNIVLFKGRVLYTEIVDDFPCSADLAEDPTGKLFTESQAAVPSRLPENEQRAITDEVVSAVRKMGFNTGVFHCEARICNSSMRYTFTKGATIPDLEPLAEPRRSEDTPVYLHEVNARMPGPMSSASSVISRGIDFWMLGVLCAVGEWSRYEAFSVPFLHPEVTDHTWLINCIVPVSLERIKPLFPDHPADQLGHQAVDSSHSPILELAKTHPHLTKHVARHHVYIEPATRLGGKEGDWLWTMCMVFHTPHSREHAFQLAQEFPEVYEAFVRDRYGHG, from the exons ATGGCCGAACAAACACGACTCTACATCTGGCTGAACTTGCCAGACAACCAAG TCTCACTCGAGTGTGAGTGGCGATATGTACAACAAAACGGGAACGAGGCTCAGCAATTCCACAATCTGTACATTGCGCCCAAAGCTCGCAACTCGGAACCACTGGAGGATTTCCTTGGTCCCGGGGTGTGGATCTCGAACAATGATACTCAGTCGAATGCTTCTCAGCTTAGAAAGAGTCAAGATTCAGCCATCGCCGCGCTTCTCCAGGAATGCATCGCGCAAGAAGGAGGCATGTGTGTCTTCCAGGTTCCTAGAGTGAGCGGCTTTGCAGGGCATGCCGACCCTTGGGCCTTTCGTGTGGCAGACTGTGCCCTGGTTTCTTCGACTAAGTCATTTCTCTCGCCACTTCAGGAGATAACAGCTCCTTCCGATTCCATGAGCAACATTGATGGCGTATTCAAGACCTTGGAAGCATCGATAGGTGCTATTATATCCCCTCTGGAACTGTGCAATGAGGCTATCGACAAACTTGAGTTTGAACTCACACGAAGGCTTTCCTTTCCCTTTATCTCGCCAGAGCCCATCCGCAAGCGGCGCATATGCTTCCTGATATGGAGTCGCATAGCGGCCAAGAGAGCGGCATGGGCTAATGCGAAGGCGCTGGGTATCGAAGTCGTAGTCATGAGTTCTGGCCCGTGGTCCAAGGATGACAAGCCACCACAGGAGTATCTGATGGATGGCTATATCAATATGGACATGACGACAGACGATGGCTTCTGGAAAAGAATCGTCGATGCGGTCAAGACATACCCGGATCCAATAGATGGCCTCATAGGGCCGTGGGATATGTTCATGGTGCCGACGGCCAAAGCAGCGAGAGAGCTCGGACTCTATACACCAGGACCAGAGGCTTACTCAATTTCAACAAACAAGTATCGCACGCGCCAGATGCTCGATCCCGACGAGAAAGACTTCTTCACGGTACAGAGCCTCAAAGAGCTGGATTCGAGACTACAGTCTCTTAAATCCGTCAATTTCCCGGTTGTATGCAAACCAGTCGCCGGACTGAGCAGCTGGGGAGTCTACCGCGCAAACAACGCCCCGCAGCTGCGTGAAGCCGTCGAGAAATCTCTCGTCGTCAGCCAGGAGCTTCCTGACCTGAGGGTTGTCGTCGAACCATACATCGATGGGCCTGAAGTAGATTGCaacatcgtcctcttcaagGGCCGGGTTCTGTATACTGAGATTGTAGACGACTTTCCTTGCTCCGCAGACCTTGCGGAGGATCCCACAGGAAAGCTCTTCACAGAGTCGCAGGCGGCTGTGCCCTCGAGGCTCCCTGAGAATGAGCAGCGGGCCATCACAGACGAGGTTGTCTCGGCAGTTCGTAAAATGGGCTTCAACACTGGCGTGTTTCACTGTGAGGCCAGAATTTGCAACTCGTCCATGAGATACACTTTCACCAAAGGCGCAACTATTCCGGACCTTGAGCCTTTAGCAGAGCCCAGACGTTCTGAGGACACTCCAGTATATCTCCACGAAGTCAATGCCAGGATGCCGGGGCCAATGAGTTCAGCCTCCAGCGTCATCTCGCGCGGGATCGACTTTTGGATGCTGGGCGTTCTCTGCGCCGTCGGTGAATGGTCTCGATACGAAGCGTTTTCAGTTCCATTTCTGCATCCTGAGGTCACCGACCACACGTGGCTGATCAACTGCATCGTGCCCGTCAGCCTGGAGCGCATCAAGCCCCTGTTCCCCGATCATCCGGCAGATCAGCTTGGACATCAGGCGGTGGACAGCAGTCACAGTCCTATATTGGAACTAGCCAAGACCCACCCCCATTTGACGAAGCATGTGGCACGGCACCATGTGTATATAGAGCCTGCGACGAGATTGGGAGGCAAGGAGGGTGATTGGTTGTGGACTATGTGTATGGTGTTTCACACTCCGCACAGTCGGGAGCACGCATTCCAACTAGCTCAGGAATTCCCGGAGGTTTACGAGGCTTTTGTAAGGGACAGGTATGGCCATGGCTAG